A genomic segment from Pseudophryne corroboree isolate aPseCor3 chromosome 3 unlocalized genomic scaffold, aPseCor3.hap2 SUPER_3_unloc_37, whole genome shotgun sequence encodes:
- the LOC134984125 gene encoding zinc finger protein OZF-like yields the protein MLSLDCDITDNDSRQDSPGDNPITPIIHPALSAGPSDPGECSPDHSDIGASVTALRVDSVFPCSVDAKCFTQNTNLITHQPAKAGDRPFPCSECGKCFTYKSYLVRHERSHTGEKPYSCSECGKCFTYKSAFVTHQRSHTGEKPYSCSECRKCFATKSFLATHQRSHTGEKPYSCSECGKCFAQRSHFVIHHHTHTGEMPFSCSECGKCFACKSVLVTHQRSHTGDMPYSCSECGKCFSSKSHLVSHQRSHTGEKPYSCSECRKCFARKPALVIHQRSHTGEKPYSCSECGKCFAHKSHFVIHQRSHTGEMPYSCSECGKCYSSKPDLVIHQRSHTGEKPYSCSECGKCFAWKSHLVIHQRSHTGEKPYSCSECGKCFAHKSHLVIHQRSHTGEKPFSCSECGKCFSSTSHLVIHQRNHTGEKPFSCSECGKCFARKSHFVIHQRSHTGEKPFSCSECGKSFARKSHFVIHQRSHTGEKPFSCSECGKCFSSTSHLVTHQRSHTGEKPYSCSACKKCFARKSDLVTHQRSHTGERPYSCSECGKCFARKSVLVKHQRFHR from the coding sequence atgttatccctggattgtgacataacagataatgacagtagacaggattctccaggagataatcccattaccccaattatacatccagctctatcagctggtccctctgatcctggggaatgttctcctgatcactctgatattggtgcatctgttacagctctgagagtagattcaGTGTTcccctgttctgtagatgccaaatgttttacacagaacacaaaccttattactcatcagccagctaaggcaggtgacaggccatttccatgttctgagtgtgggaaatgttttacatataaatcatatcttgttagacatgagagaagtcacacaggtgagaagccgtattcctgttctgagtgtgggaaatgtttcacatataaatcagcttttgttacacatcagagaagtcacacaggtgagaagccgtattcctgttctgagtgtaggaaatgttttgctacAAAATCATttcttgctacacatcagagaagtcacacaggtgagaagccgtattcctgttctgagtgtgggaaatgttttgcacagagatcacattttgttattcatcaccatactcacacaggtgagatgccattttcctgttctgagtgtgggaaatgttttgcatgtaaatcagttcttgttacacatcagagaagtcacacaggtgacatgccatattcctgttctgagtgtgggaaatgtttttcatcgaaatcacatcttgttagtcatcagagaagtcacacaggtgagaagccatattcctgttctgagtgtaggaaatgttttgcacggaaaccagctcttgttatacatcagagaagtcacacaggtgagaagccgtattcctgttctgagtgtgggaaatgttttgcacacaaatcacattttgttatacatcagagaagtcacacaggtgagatgccgtattcctgttctgagtgtgggaaatgttattcatcgaaaccagatcttgttatacatcagagaagtcacacaggtgagaagccatattcctgttctgagtgtgggaaatgttttgcatggaaatcacatcttgttatacatcagagaagtcacacaggtgagaagccgtattcctgttctgagtgtgggaaatgttttgcacacaaatcacatttagttatacatcagagaagtcacacaggtgagaagccattttcctgttctgagtgtgggaaatgtttttcatcgacatcacatcttgttatacatcagagaaatcacacaggtgagaagccattttcttgttctgagtgtgggaaatgttttgcacgcaaatcacattttgttatacatcagagaagtcacacaggtgagaagccattttcctgttctgagtgtgggaaaagttttgcacgcaaatcacattttgttatacatcagagaagtcacacaggtgagaagccattttcctgttctgagtgtgggaaatgtttttcatcgacatcacatcttgttacacatcagagaagtcacacaggtgagaagccgtattcctgttctgcgtgtaagaaatgttttgcacggaaatcagatcttgttacacatcagagaagtcacacaggtgagaggccatattcctgttctgagtgtgggaaatgttttgcacggaaatcagttcttgttaaacatcagcgatttcacagatga